In the genome of Streptomyces sp. NBC_00259, the window CGTCCACGCAGTGGTGGGAGATCGGCGTCTTCGCCGGCACCGAGCCGGGTCTGGACCGGCCGGACCTGATGTTCCACTACGGCTCGGTGCCCTTCGACATGAACACCTACCGGCGCGGCTATCCGACGTCCGACAACGCCTTCTGCCTCACGCCGAACGTCACCCGGGCCCGCTCGACCGGTACGGTGCGCCTGCGCACCCGCGACTTCCGGGACAAGCCGAAGGTGGACCCCCGCTATTTCACGCACGAGCACGACATCCGCGTGATGACGTACGGGCTGCGGCTGGCGAGGGAGATCGTCGCCCAGGCCCCGATGACCGACTGGGCCGGTGCGGAGCTGGCTCCGGGTCCCGGGGCCACGAGCGACAACGAGTTGTTCGCGTACATCCGCGAGACGCACAACACGGTGTACCACCCGGCAGGCACGGTGCGGATGGGCGCGGACAGCGCCCCGGACGCACCGCTCGACGCGCGGCTGCGGGTCAAGGGGGTCCGGGGGCTGAGGGTGGCGGACGCGTCGGTGATGCCGTTCCTCACGGCGGTCAATCCGTGCATCACGACGATGATGATCGGCGAGAAGTGCGCGGAGCTGATCAGGGAGGGGTGACGCGTCCTCAGGACGACGTCGTCACGACGTCGTCAGGGCGTCGTCAGGGCGTGGCTGTCAGTTGCGACCGCCGCCGCCGCCACCACCGCCACCACCGCCGCCGCCGAAGCCGCCGCGGTCACCGCCGCCACCGCCACCGCCACCGCCACCGCGGTCGCCACCGCGGTCGCCACCGCGGTCGCCGCCGAAGCCGCCACGGTCACCGCCTCGGTCACCGCCCCGGTCGCCGCCGAAGCCGCCGCGGTCGTAGTCCCGGTAGTAGCCGCCGTAGCCGCGGTCGTCCCAGCCCCGGCCGCGGTCGTCGTAGTAGTAGCCGTAGTAGCCGCCGCGGCCGTAGTCGTCGCAGTAGCCGTCGTAGTAGTAGCCGTAGTAGTACCCGTAGTCGTAGCACCCGCGGTGATTGTCCGGCGAGGCCTGCGCCACCCCCGCACCGCCCAGGGACAGAACGAGAGCTGCGGACAGGCCGGCGAACACGCGGAATACCCTCGAGGTCGTTACGCGCATGATGAAGTCCCTTCCCGGGGACTTCGGCACGGTGAGCGGCTGCGGGCCGCGGCGAGGGGCCAGCACATCGGCTTTGAACAGGCAGCACTTCCCACCCGCTCGGCCTGGCGAACCCTGCCGGCGTCGACCGGGGCGTTGAAGTTCTGACCGCCTCCCCCACAACACAAGGAGGCGGACATTTCCCTGCAATTAAGACAAACGTAGGCACGCGCCCATCCGAAAGTCAACCGCTGGCGACCGGCCAGTCAACCGTCCCGGGCCCGCCACGCGGACATCACGATTCCGATTCCGGTCGGGCAAGGGCCGTGCACACGCCACCGTGAAGCGGGACCACTCCGTCCATCCCGGTGAGCCGGTACTTCTTCTCCAGCGTCGACGAGAGACCTGCGAGGGCGACCCAGGCGCCGACGCGGGCCGCCCTGCGGTAGACGGACGCGACGGCGCCCATGCCGCTCGAGTCCCAGAAGGGCATGGCGGAAAGGTCCAGCACCAATTGACGCGCACCCGTCTCGATCTCCTGATGAGCGGTGGCTCGCAGTACGTCGACGGTCGACAGGTCCAGAGCGCCCGTCACGGAGATGACCACGCGACCGCCGCGCATGCGCGTGACGTGGATACCGAACCGCCCAGCGCCCGATGGCCGGTTCGGTGGAGGACCGGCGCCGTGATCGCCGTCGGACGGATGGGCGGACGAGTCGTGACGACAGGTGGTCATCGGCTTCACCCTTCGCTTGCCGCTGGGCGTTTGCTTCCAAGAGAAGACCGGCCGGCCCCACGGTTCGTGACAAGGTCGTCGTTCGCCCCGGATCCGGTCCGGCCGCGCGGTGACAGGTTGGGCCCACCCGCCGTGCGAGGACACCGCGACTTGATAGGCAAGTGAGAAGTTGCCTATTGTGTGGTCGTGGCCGACGACCTGTTCAAAGCCTTGGCCGACCCCACCCGCCGCACCATCCTCGACGAGCTCACGGAGAAGTCCGGACAGACACTGTTCGAGATCTGCTCGCGACTGAGCATGAAGCATCAGCTCGGCATCTCCCGCCAGGCGGTCTCCCAGCACCTCGCCGTGCTGGAGGCCGCCGGGCTCGTCGAGACCAGGCGGGAGGGGCGCTACAAGTTCCACGACCTGAACACGGACCCGCTGAGGCAGATCGCCGAGCGATGGCTCGTGCCCGAGACATCCGGACCGGAGGAGAACACCCCATGAGGATCCATCTGACCAGCGTCTTCGTCGACGACCAGGCCAAAGCCCTGCACTTCTACACCGAGATCCTCGGCTTCGTGAAGAAGTACGACGTCCCGGTGGGCGAGAAGGACCGGTGGCTCACCGTCGTCTCGCCCGACGAGCCCGGCGGCACCGAACTCCTCCTGGAGCCCGCCGGCCACCCCGCCGTCAAGACCTACCGCGACGCGCTCGCCCAGGACGGCATCCCGCTCGCCCAGTTCGCCGTCGACGACGTGAAGGCGGAGTACGAGCGCCTGCGCGGCCTCGGCGTCCGCTTCATCCAGGAGCCCCTGGAGATGGGCCCCGTCACCACCGCCGTCTTCGACGACACCTGCGGCAACCTGATCCAGATCGCGACACAGCCGGCGTAGGCGCTCGGCCGCCCGCGGGGCACCGCCGCGGCGGCACCGGTCCCGGAGCCGGCCCGGGGCCGGACGGGCCGAATCGGGGCGGCCCGCGGCGAGCGCCGACCGTTCAGGCGACCCAGTGCGGCGGCCGGCGGGTGGCCTTCGAGGGGGAGCGGCCGTCGGCGAAGGCGGCGGCCATGCGGTGGACGGCCTCGCGCAGCGTCTGAGGGGGTGTGGTGTAGGGGATGCGGAGCCGGTGCTCGAAGATGCCGGGGTCCGTGGCGAAGAAGGCGCCGCTCTCGATGCGCACGCCGTGGTCCAGCGCCCGTTCGGCGAGCGTCGAGGCGACGGGCTCGCCGAGGTCGACCCACAGCGAGAGCCCGCCGGGCGGAAGCCGCCAGGTCCAGTGCGGGAAGTGCTCGGCCAGGGCCTCGGCCAGGACGGCGCGCTGTGTGCGCAGCTGTTCCAGGCGGGACGGGACCGGTTCTCCGCCCATGGCCAGCAGTTCGAGGGCCAGGAGCTGGTCCAGCACGGGCCCGCCGATGTCGGTGGCGACCCGCTGCCCGGCGAGTTCGGTGACGAGCCGCGCGGGGGCCCGTAGCCATCCGATGCGCAGGCCCGCCCAGTGGGTCTTGCTCATCGATCCGATCGTGATGACCTGGCCGGACCCACCGGGCGCGGCATGGGAGGCGAACGGCGGCGGCGCGGGGACATCGAGCGCGAGGCCGGCCAGGGTCTCGTCGATGACCAGCCAGGACCCGGCACGCGCCGCGGCCCGCAGGACGCGTGCGCGCTCGCGCTCGGGCATGAGGCAGCCGGTCGGATTGTGGAAGTCGGGAATCAGATAGGCCAGTTGGGGCACCGCCTGGCGCAGGGTCGATTCGACGATCTCGACGTCCCAGCCGGTGTCCGTCACCGGGACCGACACGTTGCGCAGGCGGGCCCGGCGCATGGCCTCGAGTGCGTTCGGGTAGGAGGGGTTCTCGGTCATGACCCGGTCGCCCGGGCCGGACAGCAAGCCGATGACGAGCGTGAGTGCGTGCTGGGCACCCGAGGTCACCAGGATCTGCTCGGGCACGGTGGCCAGGCCCCGCCGGGTGAAGCGCTCGGCGATGGCGGCGCGTAGTTCCGGCAGGCCGTAGGGGTGGTATCCGGGGGTGTGCGCATGCCCGGCCACCTGCAGGGTGACGTGGGCGAGGGCGTCGAGGAGTGTCTGCTCCGGCAGCCCGGGCGCGGCCCTGGCCAGGTCGATCGCCGTGTCCTCGGGCGCGAGGAGCCGTGTGATGCCACTGGGGGCCCGGCCTTCGGGCAGCGTCGTCCAGGTGCCCGAGCCCTGGCGGCTGTGTGCGTAGCCGCTCTCGCGCAGCAGGTCGTACACGGCGGTGATGGTGGTCCTGCTGGTGCCGAGGGCGGCGGCCAGCTCCCTTTCGGCGGGGAGCCTGACGTGCAACGCGACGCGTCCGTCCAGGATCAGGGTGCTGATCGCCTGGGCGAGATGACGGTAGGCGGGCCTCGCCTCCGCCGGGTCGGGCAGCATCGCGGCGAGCTGCCCGCTCCCCAGGGTCCGGCCCGTTCGACCCGCCCCGTCCGTCAGCGGGGGCCGATTCGTGTCCGCCATACCATTCCCTTGCGATTGGCCACGCCACCCGAGCCAATAACTGTATCAGGGCACGCCAATGGCCTGGACGATATGCGTCGCGGGCTTCCGCCCTCGTCCTCCGGTCCGTACCGCGGCACCGCAGAAACCCGCCGATTTCCTGGCCAATCGGACACAAGGCGGCGCGCCGGGGCCGATGACATTCGGCTTGATCCCCACCCTCGATCCACCTTTCCTGTGAAGCACTCGTGAATTCGGCTTCATATTCGATCGGCGACATTCCGCTGACCACGTCGGATGATCTCCATCAACCCTCACAACGGAGATCGCCGGTTGACCGAAAGGGTCCCTTGACCATTCATTCGAA includes:
- a CDS encoding ArsR/SmtB family transcription factor, whose protein sequence is MADDLFKALADPTRRTILDELTEKSGQTLFEICSRLSMKHQLGISRQAVSQHLAVLEAAGLVETRREGRYKFHDLNTDPLRQIAERWLVPETSGPEENTP
- a CDS encoding STAS domain-containing protein codes for the protein MRGGRVVISVTGALDLSTVDVLRATAHQEIETGARQLVLDLSAMPFWDSSGMGAVASVYRRAARVGAWVALAGLSSTLEKKYRLTGMDGVVPLHGGVCTALARPESES
- the yczR gene encoding MocR-like transcription factor YczR — protein: MADTNRPPLTDGAGRTGRTLGSGQLAAMLPDPAEARPAYRHLAQAISTLILDGRVALHVRLPAERELAAALGTSRTTITAVYDLLRESGYAHSRQGSGTWTTLPEGRAPSGITRLLAPEDTAIDLARAAPGLPEQTLLDALAHVTLQVAGHAHTPGYHPYGLPELRAAIAERFTRRGLATVPEQILVTSGAQHALTLVIGLLSGPGDRVMTENPSYPNALEAMRRARLRNVSVPVTDTGWDVEIVESTLRQAVPQLAYLIPDFHNPTGCLMPERERARVLRAAARAGSWLVIDETLAGLALDVPAPPPFASHAAPGGSGQVITIGSMSKTHWAGLRIGWLRAPARLVTELAGQRVATDIGGPVLDQLLALELLAMGGEPVPSRLEQLRTQRAVLAEALAEHFPHWTWRLPPGGLSLWVDLGEPVASTLAERALDHGVRIESGAFFATDPGIFEHRLRIPYTTPPQTLREAVHRMAAAFADGRSPSKATRRPPHWVA
- a CDS encoding VOC family protein, with the translated sequence MRIHLTSVFVDDQAKALHFYTEILGFVKKYDVPVGEKDRWLTVVSPDEPGGTELLLEPAGHPAVKTYRDALAQDGIPLAQFAVDDVKAEYERLRGLGVRFIQEPLEMGPVTTAVFDDTCGNLIQIATQPA